Part of the Arvicanthis niloticus isolate mArvNil1 chromosome 3, mArvNil1.pat.X, whole genome shotgun sequence genome is shown below.
CCCAAGGGGACGCTAGGAAAGGGCCGGCCCGGCGACACCCAAGTATGGGGTCCAGTGTGGCGCGGGCCCACGTGGAGCGTGGAGCGGGCCGCTGAATCACCGCAGGGCttgtctcccccttccccccacccccggcccggTGCCCGCAGTCCCCGCCTCCTCGGCCGCCGCCTCCACGGGGCGGGGCCCTGGCCCGGGACCAGCTGCTCCGCTATAAAGGGGCTGCGGCGAGGCCGGCAGAACGCTGTGACAGCCACACACCCCAAGGCCTCCAAGATGAGCTACACGCTGGACTCGCTGGGCAACCCGTCCGCCTACCGGCGGGTCACCGAGACCCGCTCCAGCTTCAGCCGCGTGAGCGGTTCCCCGTCCAGCGGCTTCCGCTCGCAGTCCTGGTCCCGCGGCTCGCCCAGCACCGTGTCCTCCTCCTACAAGCGCAGCGCGCTCGCCCCGCGCCTCGCTTACAGCTCGGCTATGCTGAGCTCGGCCGAGAGCAGCCTCGACTTCAGCCAGTCCTCATCGCTGCTCAACGGCGGCTCCGGCGCCGACTACAAGCTGTCCCGCTCCAACGAGAAAGAGCAGCTGCAGGGGCTGAACGACCGCTTCGCCGGCTACATCGAGAAAGTGCACTACTTGGAACAACAGAACAAGGAGATTGAGGCAGAGATCCAGGCGCTGCGGCAGAAGCAGGCCTCGCACGCCCAGCTGGGTGATGCTTACGACCAGGAGATCCGAGAGCTGCGCGCCACCCTCGAGATGGTGAACCACGAGAAGGCTCAAGTGCAGCTGGACTCCGATCACTTGGAGGAAGACATCCACCGGCTCAAGGAGCGCTTTGAGGAGGAGGCGCGGCTGCGGGACGACACCGAGGCTGCCATCCGCGCGCTGCGCAAAGACATCGAGGAGTCGACGATGGTTAAGGTGGAGCTGGACAAGAAGGTGCAGTCGCTGCAGGACGAGGTGGCCTTCCTGCGGAGCAATCACGAAGAGGAGGTGGCCGACCTGCTGGCTCAGATCCAGGCGTCGCACATCACGGTAGAGCGCAAAGACTACCTGAAGACAGACATCTCCACAGCGCTGAAGGAGATCCGCTCCCAGCTCGAGTGTCACTCAGACCAGAACATGCACCAGGCCGAAGAGTGGTTCAAATGCCGCTACGCCAAGCTCACTGAGGCGGCCGAGCAGAACAAGGAGGCCATCCGCTCCGCCAAGGAAGAGATCGCCGAGTACCGGCGCCAGCTGCAGTCCAAGAGCATCGAGCTCGAGTCGGTGCGAGGCACTAAGGAATCCCTGGAGCGGCAGCTCAGCGACATCGAGGAGCGCCACAACCACGATCTCAGCAGCTACCAGGTAGGAACCGCGGCTGCGCGGCCGGCCTGCGCCAGCGCCAGCGCCGCGCGCCCCCGACACGACACTCGAGCGCGCGCCCAGAGGCCTTCTTGGTCGCGCTCCCTGGTGGCGGCATTCAAGCGCGCACACGAGAGCGCAGACGCGAGTTAGCCTTAGCCTATGGTCCTTGCTCCGCCCCTCCTCGTTGCCCCACCCACCTGCCGCAACTACTTAGAAATCCCCATTCCTTTCAAAAACTTGCTTTCCCACTGTAGATTCTACTGTAAAAGAAGAAAGGCACACTCCGGTGCTTGAGAAATACATCGTttaataaacagaaacacagtctCTTGTATTCCTACCTCCTTCTTCGCCCTGCCGAGACCCgagacccccaccccccatcccctcacccacccaccccgcacctccacccccaccctcacccccccctACTCCCCACGCTACACACTGCCTCCAGCAGCGATGGGATGAGCTCTTAAAGCTGGTTTCAGTCCAGAAtttgggtggggatgggggtggggtgggcaagtCCTCCAGGGACCTTCCTCAGATTTTGAGAACGTCCCTTCCAGGGGCGTTCTAGGCGTGCCAATCTCCGCGTGTGTTGTGCCTGAGAACTGTGGTTGATTTTCGttgctttgttttgaattttactATCATTTTAAAACGGGGGATAGCTAGGAGTGATGTCTACGAGTctcatggagctggagaggtgggggtggaggagctAACGAACTCAgggcgtggggggggggcggATAGCAAGTGTCTTGTGAAGGAAGTTTCTAGAGACTCCCTGTACCTTTCAGGACACCATCCAGCAGTTGGAAAATGAGCTTCGGGGAACAAAGTGGGAAATGGCTCGTCATTTGCGAGAATACCAGGATCTCCTTAACGTCAAGATGGCCCTGGACATCGAGATAGCCGCATACAGGTACAGGATCTCTGCAGACTTGGTCCAGACACTACAGGCACTGCAGAGGCTTCTGAGAACAGCCTTCCCTGCTTAGGCCAAAGCTGGCAGGGTGAAACAGGCTCAGAAGCCTGCTTTCCCAGCTCAGTTACAAATCGAATCCTGAGTGTTACAGATACAGTTTTATCAATTTTATGCAGCTTTAAAGAGTGACTATGGAGACGatctggaaggagggaggagctgggggaggggaccaaaatacattgtatgaaaaaagcTCAAAGATGCACAAAAGAATGGTACTTTTGagttgctggggggggggggagcatagCAATAGGTTTAAAATTTTAAGCACCTGTATGTCTGACAAGCagatgaagttttaatttttaatatttcatctgATGCTTCTCTTTTATGATGCCAAGGACAAACACCAGGTCATTCTCCTGTTTCTCTGTTACAGCTTACTGTTGCCATCCTCTGGCTGAGGCTAGATACAGACATGTCAGAATATAGGTGCACTTATTTTAAGTCTATGGATGATATACATGCATTCAATCTGGCTATAAGTataaatttaatacatatttatctACATATGTAAAGTATGGTACCCTCATATCTAGATCTATACAAGCATGTATGTATAGAACTAACCATATAGGCAAATATAGGTTTGATCTCTTCTTCTGTAAACTGGTTATAGGTCTCCTGAGTAACGCTGTCTTTCTGCTGACCAAATTCAAAGCAGACAGCTCTTGAGGAGGCAATCACTTCCCGTACGGCTGTTAAAGCAAGAATAAACTGCACTTTCTTTTTAAGGGAACCAAATGATTGTACAAACAGACATTCTGTCACTGATATCAGAGAACAAATTATAATTTGGTTCACCTATATTCATATGTAGCTATAACTTAAACTCATCAACATTCTGACTTATGCtcaatagttttaatttttaaattggatgttttatttgctttaaaaattcaTACAAATCTTGACAATTCAAATTATGAGGGAGGCCACTGTTTGGGGGACAAAGTGGGTTGGCCACTAGGGACCATTTTAGCGCATTCATACTACACCGATGGCGTGCCTGCCGCAGAGCTGGATTTACTGGCTGGGTGTGGTTGTCTACTGGGAGTGGCTAGACACTGCAGCAGAGTGGCTGGCACTCTGGGAGATTCTGCCACTGGATATGACAAACATGTTGATGAAATGGCAGTAGGCACTACACTGGTAGAAAGAATGTTTCCTTATGTGGTCTGTTTATTCAAAAGTGCCCGCTACATTAAGCTTGTGGTAATGAAGATtagaagacaaaataaatctttattgcTGTCTCATCctctttggttctctccttagGAAACTCCTGGAGGGTGAAGAGACCAGATTTAGCACATTTTCAGGAAGCATCACCGGGCCTCTGTACACACACCGACAGCCCTCAGTCACAATATCCAGTAAGATTCAGAAGACCAAAGTCGAAGCCCCCAAGCTCAAGGTCCAACACAAATTTGTGGAGGAGATCATTGAAGAAACTAAAGTGGAAGATGAGAAGTCAGAGATGGAAGACACCCTCACAGCCATCGCAGAGGAGTTGGCAGCCTCTgccaaagaggagaaagaagaggcagaagaaaaggaagaggaaccaGAAGCTGAAAAGTCTCCCGTGAAGTCTCCTGAGgctaaggaagaagaggaaggggaaaaggaagaagaggaaggccaggaggaagaggaggaggaagatgaaggtgTCAAGTCAGACCAGGCAGAAGAGGGGGGATCTGAGAAGGAAGGGTCTAGCGAAAAAGATGAAGGTgagcaggaagaagaaggggaaactgaggcagaaggtgagggagaggaagtggaagctaaggaggaaaagaaaactgaggGAAAGGTTGAGGAAGTGGCTGTCAAGGAGGAAATCAAAGTCGAGAAGCCGGAGAAAGCCAAGTCCCCTGTGCCAAAATCACCCGTGGAAGAAGGAAAGCCAAAGCCAGAAGCCAAGGCCGGGAAGgttg
Proteins encoded:
- the Nefm gene encoding neurofilament medium polypeptide, with product MEPKGTLGKGRPGDTQVWGPVWRGPTWSVERAAESPQGLSPPSPHPRPGARSPRLLGRRLHGAGPWPGTSCSAIKGLRRGRQNAVTATHPKASKMSYTLDSLGNPSAYRRVTETRSSFSRVSGSPSSGFRSQSWSRGSPSTVSSSYKRSALAPRLAYSSAMLSSAESSLDFSQSSSLLNGGSGADYKLSRSNEKEQLQGLNDRFAGYIEKVHYLEQQNKEIEAEIQALRQKQASHAQLGDAYDQEIRELRATLEMVNHEKAQVQLDSDHLEEDIHRLKERFEEEARLRDDTEAAIRALRKDIEESTMVKVELDKKVQSLQDEVAFLRSNHEEEVADLLAQIQASHITVERKDYLKTDISTALKEIRSQLECHSDQNMHQAEEWFKCRYAKLTEAAEQNKEAIRSAKEEIAEYRRQLQSKSIELESVRGTKESLERQLSDIEERHNHDLSSYQDTIQQLENELRGTKWEMARHLREYQDLLNVKMALDIEIAAYRKLLEGEETRFSTFSGSITGPLYTHRQPSVTISSKIQKTKVEAPKLKVQHKFVEEIIEETKVEDEKSEMEDTLTAIAEELAASAKEEKEEAEEKEEEPEAEKSPVKSPEAKEEEEGEKEEEEGQEEEEEEDEGVKSDQAEEGGSEKEGSSEKDEGEQEEEGETEAEGEGEEVEAKEEKKTEGKVEEVAVKEEIKVEKPEKAKSPVPKSPVEEGKPKPEAKAGKVEKKEEEKVEEEKKEVTKESPKESPKESPKESPKESPKESPKESPKESPKESPKESPKEEKVEKKEEKPKDVPDKKKAESPVKEKAVEEVITITKSVKVSLEKDTKEEKPQQQEKVKEKAEEEGGSEEEGGDQSPQESKKEDIAINGEVEGKEEEEQETQEKGSGREEEKGVVTNGLDVSPAEEKKGEDRSDDKVVVTTKVEKITSEGGDGATKYITKSVTVTQKVEEHEETFEEKLVSTKKVEKVTSHAIVKEVTQGD